In the Theobroma cacao cultivar B97-61/B2 chromosome 1, Criollo_cocoa_genome_V2, whole genome shotgun sequence genome, one interval contains:
- the LOC18611328 gene encoding growth-regulating factor 1 isoform X2, with the protein MDFGVLGLEGIVGPDNGAPFQTQLPPPPLLSAEAKPKLLGSGFTKQERSSDSAEDHCKSSKLPRTDDLPTPKTMPLHQGTPLLRSNSLVSADTSHQEHMLSFSSLKSEVPFISKDVGFVERSTQNSGFSYYQHTPSTYTRNAGYGSGSLNASMHGPLTGVRGPFTPSQWIELEHQALIYKYITANVPVPSNLLIALKKTLYPYGLSSSSAGSLPPNSLGWGSFHLGYASNTDPEPGRCRRTDGKKWRCSRDAVADQKYCERHINRGRHRSRKPVEGQTGHAASGTTNSKVVPMSSSMSASVITSGGASNSLAIAQQHQLKNLQSGAANPSADTLVNRLFLNKEDVHGRVQDPRGLSMMSSSTNLKSNGSTFTVTKQDFSNQETQDENPLRQFIDDWPKDQSSRSIITWPEELKSDWTQLSMSIPMASSEFSSSSSSPAQEKLALSPLRLSREFDPIQMGLGVNSDISDQNHKQANWIPISWGSSMGGPLGEVLTHTTSNVGSCKNSSALSLLSEGWDGSPQLGSSPTGVLQKAPFGSLSNSSSGSSPIAENKKPHGGGSLCDDVLGSTLVSSASIPSVIRSL; encoded by the exons ATGGATTTTGGGGTTCTGGGTTTGGAGGGTATTGTGGGCCCTGATAATGGAGCTCCATTTCAAACTCAACTTCCTCCACCACCACTCCTCTCAGCTGAGGCCAAGCCTAAGCTTCTTGGATCTGGGTTTACCAAGCAAGAAAGATCTTCTGACTCAGCTGAAGATCACTGTAAAAGTTCTAAGTTACCAAGAACTGATGATTTACCAACCCCAAAGACAATGCCTTTGCACCAAGGCACTCCTTTGTTGAGATCTAATTCTTTGGTCTCAGCCGATACTAGCCACCAGGAGCATATGCTAAGCTTCTCTTCACTCAAATCTGAAGTTCCTTTTATCAGCAAAGATGTTGGCTTTGTGGAGAGAAGTACACAAAACAGTGGCTTTTCTTACTATCAACATACACCGTCTACATACACTAGAAATGCAG GTTATGGTTCTGGAAGCTTGAATGCAAGCATGCATGGTCCTCTTACTGGGGTTAGAGGACCTTTTACTCCGTCTCAGTGGATTGAGCTAGAACATCAGGCATTGATCTACAAGTACATCACGGCTAATGTGCCTGTACCTTCCAATTTGCTCATCGCCCTCAAGAAGACCCTCTACCCTTACGGCTTGTCCAGCTCATCTGCTGGATCCTTGCCTCCCAATTCTT TGGGATGGGGTTCTTTTCATCTGGGGTATGCCAGCAACACTGACCCTGAGCCAGGGAGGTGTCGTCGAACAGATGGAAAGAAATGGCGGTGCTCCCGGGATGCTGTTGCCGACCAAAAGTATTGTGAAAGGCACATAAACAGGGGCCGCCATCGTTCAAGAAAGCCTGTGGAAGGCCAGACTGGCCATGCCGCCTCTGGGACCACTAATTCAAAGGTGGTGCCGATGTCTTCCTCCATGTCAGCATCGGTGATAACCAGTGGTGGTGCATCCAACAGCCTCGCAATTGCTCAGCAGCACCAGTTGAAAAACTTGCAATCTGGTGCTGCCAATCCTTCTGCTGACACCCTGGTCAACAG GTTGTTCCTAAACAAAGAGGACGTGCATGGCAGAGTACAAGATCCACGGGGCCTCTCCATGATGTCTTCCTCCACCAACCTGAAATCTAACGGCTCTACATTTACTGTTACGAAACAAG ACTTCAGTAATCAAGAAACCCAAGACGAAAACCCTCTTCGCCAATTCATTGATGACTGGCCTAAGGATCAATCTAGTCGTTCTATTATTACTTGGCCAGAAGAGTTAAAATCAGACTGGACTCAGCTCTCAATGTCTATTCCTATGGCATCTTCAGAGTTCTCATCATCGTCGTCTTCACCGGCGCAAGAGAAACTTGCCCTTTCACCTCTTAGGCTATCTCGAGAGTTTGATCCAATCCAAATGGGTTTAGGAGTGAACAGTGATATCAGTGACCAGAACCATAAACAAGCTAACTGGATACCGATCTCTTGGGGAAGTTCAATGGGAGGTCCTTTAGGAGAGGTCCTAACCCACACCACAAGCAATGTGGGTAGCTGCAAGAACTCATCAGCACTTAGCCTCTTATCTGAAGGGTGGGATGGGAGCCCACAGTTAGGTTCTTCCCCTACAGGTGTGTTGCAGAAGGCACCTTTTGGTTCACTTTCAAATAGCAGTTCAGGAAGCAGTCCTATAGCTGAGAACAAGAAGCCCCATGGTGGTGGCAGCCTCTGTGATGATGTGCTTGGCTCCACTCTTGTAAGCTCTGCCTCGATTCCTTCTGTAATCCGAAGCTTATAA
- the LOC18611328 gene encoding growth-regulating factor 1 isoform X1 → MDFGVLGLEGIVGPDNGAPFQTQLPPPPLLSAEAKPKLLGSGFTKQERSSDSAEDHCKSSKLPRTDDLPTPKTMPLHQGTPLLRSNSLVSADTSHQEHMLSFSSLKSEVPFISKDVGFVERSTQNSGFSYYQHTPSTYTRNAGYGSGSLNASMHGPLTGVRGPFTPSQWIELEHQALIYKYITANVPVPSNLLIALKKTLYPYGLSSSSAGSLPPNSLGWGSFHLGYASNTDPEPGRCRRTDGKKWRCSRDAVADQKYCERHINRGRHRSRKPVEGQTGHAASGTTNSKVVPMSSSMSASVITSGGASNSLAIAQQHQLKNLQSGAANPSADTLVNRLFLNKEDVHGRVQDPRGLSMMSSSTNLKSNGSTFTVTKQGIPFAESSQSVFGHVASDSLVNPSHRSSYINSKEYGAFLDFSNQETQDENPLRQFIDDWPKDQSSRSIITWPEELKSDWTQLSMSIPMASSEFSSSSSSPAQEKLALSPLRLSREFDPIQMGLGVNSDISDQNHKQANWIPISWGSSMGGPLGEVLTHTTSNVGSCKNSSALSLLSEGWDGSPQLGSSPTGVLQKAPFGSLSNSSSGSSPIAENKKPHGGGSLCDDVLGSTLVSSASIPSVIRSL, encoded by the exons ATGGATTTTGGGGTTCTGGGTTTGGAGGGTATTGTGGGCCCTGATAATGGAGCTCCATTTCAAACTCAACTTCCTCCACCACCACTCCTCTCAGCTGAGGCCAAGCCTAAGCTTCTTGGATCTGGGTTTACCAAGCAAGAAAGATCTTCTGACTCAGCTGAAGATCACTGTAAAAGTTCTAAGTTACCAAGAACTGATGATTTACCAACCCCAAAGACAATGCCTTTGCACCAAGGCACTCCTTTGTTGAGATCTAATTCTTTGGTCTCAGCCGATACTAGCCACCAGGAGCATATGCTAAGCTTCTCTTCACTCAAATCTGAAGTTCCTTTTATCAGCAAAGATGTTGGCTTTGTGGAGAGAAGTACACAAAACAGTGGCTTTTCTTACTATCAACATACACCGTCTACATACACTAGAAATGCAG GTTATGGTTCTGGAAGCTTGAATGCAAGCATGCATGGTCCTCTTACTGGGGTTAGAGGACCTTTTACTCCGTCTCAGTGGATTGAGCTAGAACATCAGGCATTGATCTACAAGTACATCACGGCTAATGTGCCTGTACCTTCCAATTTGCTCATCGCCCTCAAGAAGACCCTCTACCCTTACGGCTTGTCCAGCTCATCTGCTGGATCCTTGCCTCCCAATTCTT TGGGATGGGGTTCTTTTCATCTGGGGTATGCCAGCAACACTGACCCTGAGCCAGGGAGGTGTCGTCGAACAGATGGAAAGAAATGGCGGTGCTCCCGGGATGCTGTTGCCGACCAAAAGTATTGTGAAAGGCACATAAACAGGGGCCGCCATCGTTCAAGAAAGCCTGTGGAAGGCCAGACTGGCCATGCCGCCTCTGGGACCACTAATTCAAAGGTGGTGCCGATGTCTTCCTCCATGTCAGCATCGGTGATAACCAGTGGTGGTGCATCCAACAGCCTCGCAATTGCTCAGCAGCACCAGTTGAAAAACTTGCAATCTGGTGCTGCCAATCCTTCTGCTGACACCCTGGTCAACAG GTTGTTCCTAAACAAAGAGGACGTGCATGGCAGAGTACAAGATCCACGGGGCCTCTCCATGATGTCTTCCTCCACCAACCTGAAATCTAACGGCTCTACATTTACTGTTACGAAACAAGGTATCCCATTTGCAGAATCCTCTCAATCAGTTTTTGGTCATGTAGCCTCTGATTCACTCGTTAATCCCTCGCATAGAAGCTCTTACATAAATTCTAAAGAGTATGGTGCATTCCTAGACTTCAGTAATCAAGAAACCCAAGACGAAAACCCTCTTCGCCAATTCATTGATGACTGGCCTAAGGATCAATCTAGTCGTTCTATTATTACTTGGCCAGAAGAGTTAAAATCAGACTGGACTCAGCTCTCAATGTCTATTCCTATGGCATCTTCAGAGTTCTCATCATCGTCGTCTTCACCGGCGCAAGAGAAACTTGCCCTTTCACCTCTTAGGCTATCTCGAGAGTTTGATCCAATCCAAATGGGTTTAGGAGTGAACAGTGATATCAGTGACCAGAACCATAAACAAGCTAACTGGATACCGATCTCTTGGGGAAGTTCAATGGGAGGTCCTTTAGGAGAGGTCCTAACCCACACCACAAGCAATGTGGGTAGCTGCAAGAACTCATCAGCACTTAGCCTCTTATCTGAAGGGTGGGATGGGAGCCCACAGTTAGGTTCTTCCCCTACAGGTGTGTTGCAGAAGGCACCTTTTGGTTCACTTTCAAATAGCAGTTCAGGAAGCAGTCCTATAGCTGAGAACAAGAAGCCCCATGGTGGTGGCAGCCTCTGTGATGATGTGCTTGGCTCCACTCTTGTAAGCTCTGCCTCGATTCCTTCTGTAATCCGAAGCTTATAA
- the LOC18611326 gene encoding uncharacterized protein LOC18611326 — protein sequence MKQATANASFHNRKMSRKKVHSQGNIPFSWEDKPGVSKVTHYDDQCPIVIGLCALNQTPSPSDAGGSKILVHDKKVPPPPCTMQLVPKRSTSVKGLRWWQEDPFLAAYKECTKGGGNGKWSSEGRKTDGSNVRKKKTITFSCKNSCDVRGDNLVRLSNLPPLPKDRIRGRQEFV from the coding sequence atgaagcAAGCAACAGCTAATGCTTCATTTcacaatagaaaaatgagtCGTAAAAAGGTTCATTCACAAGGAAATATACCCTTTTCCTGGGAGGACAAGCCAGGAGTCTCCAAGGTCACCCATTATGATGATCAGTGCCCTATAGTCATAGGGTTGTGTGCCCTTAACCAAACACCTTCTCCTTCTGATGCTGGTGGCTCCAAGATTTTGGTTCATGACAAGAAAGTTCCTCCTCCGCCGTGCACGATGCAGCTGGTTCCGAAGAGGAGCACTTCCGTGAAAGGCTTGAGGTGGTGGCAAGAGGACCCCTTTCTTGCGGCTTATAAGGAGTGCACCAAAGGTGGAGGAAATGGCAAGTGGTCAAGTGAAGGTAGGAAAACTGATGGCTCCAAtgtaaggaagaagaagactaTTACTTTTTCATGCAAGAATTCTTGTGATGTTAGAGGTGATAATTTGGTGAGGTTATCTAATCTCCCACCTCTTCCTAAAGATAGAATTCGTGGTAGACAGGAATTTGTTTAA
- the LOC18611325 gene encoding bZIP transcription factor 11: MMSTVPANVSPEPMLSNDLFPAFESGFTPWDCSELFSTTLSTGPARSGSGSDEPNQNQTNSNSGSDEPNQLVSIIDERKRRRMISNRESARRSRMRKQKHLENLRNQVNRLRIENRELTNRLRFVLYHCHRVRTDNDRLRSEYSMLQQKFWDIRQILLFKQLQQFSSAWPCNNVTAMSEQTPPLIT; the protein is encoded by the coding sequence ATGATGTCCACTGTTCCGGCCAATGTTTCCCCTGAGCCCATGCTCAGCAACGACCTATTTCCGGCTTTCGAAAGTGGCTTCACGCCGTGGGATTGCTCGGAACTTTTTTCCACGACCCTGTCAACAGGACCCGCGAGATCGGGCTCCGGTTCCGATGAGCCGaatcaaaatcaaaccaatTCGAACTCCGGTTCGGATGAACCAAACCAACTGGTTTCCATTATCGACGAACGGAAGAGAAGGCGCATGATATCGAACCGGGAATCAGCCAGGAGGTCACGGATGCGTAAACAGAAGCATTTAGAAAACTTAAGGAACCAGGTGAACCGGCTTAGAATCGAGAACCGCGAACTGACCAACCGTTTGAGGTTCGTCTTGTACCACTGTCACCGTGTAAGGACAGACAACGATCGGCTCCGGTCCGAATATAGTATGctccaacaaaaattttgggaCATTCGCCAAATTTTGCTATTCAAGCAACTGCAGCAGTTTTCATCTGCATGGCCATGCAATAACGTTACTGCCATGTCCGAACAAACCCCACCATTAATCACTTAA
- the LOC18611322 gene encoding phytosulfokines 3, translated as MAKLATLFILTLLLVSTLSFAARSGPAFPNESTAKTQAEGVETENTEAVEDSCEGVGEEECLMRRTLAAHIDYIYTQKQKP; from the exons ATGGCTAAACTTGCCACCCTTTTCATCCTAACCCTCCTCCTCGTTTCCACTCTATCCTTTGCCGCCCGCTCTGGCCCAGCTTTCCCTAACGAGTCTACTGCAAAAACCCAAGCTGAG GGCGTTGAGACAGAGAATACTGAGGCGGTTGAAGATAGCTGTGAAGGAGTTGGAGAAGAAGAGTGTTTGATGAGAAGAACTCTTGCTGCTCATATTGACTATATCTATACTCAGAAGCAGAAGCCATGa